A part of Elusimicrobiota bacterium genomic DNA contains:
- the thrB gene encoding Homoserine kinase produces the protein MNRIVSVSVPASSGNIGPGFDVLGLALDYRNELHVRLIDQKKGSPLVRVVGEGENSLPTDERNVIYQTMAWLFRKAKKNLPRLDVVCVNRIPLARGLGSSSAAYLSALLAANRLLGDVFKPQEILQFATELEGHPDNVVSAFLGGVQASGVYGTRVVSAALPIPKLKTVVAIPTFELSTKKARKILPKNISLKDAVWNLSAVALLPLAFGGQEDLLAEILNDRWHEPYRAKLIPGFFQVKKAALSAGAKGVILSGAGPTMLSFVKPKDSRRVAQAMKWAFLRAGVTCKTMQLEIDKRGARVQ, from the coding sequence TTGAATCGGATCGTTTCCGTCTCAGTTCCCGCCTCCAGCGGCAATATAGGCCCAGGTTTTGACGTCCTGGGCCTTGCGCTTGATTATCGCAATGAATTGCATGTTCGACTGATTGATCAAAAAAAAGGTTCTCCCCTGGTTCGGGTGGTGGGGGAAGGTGAAAATTCACTTCCCACCGATGAGCGGAATGTCATTTATCAGACAATGGCATGGCTCTTTAGAAAAGCCAAAAAGAATTTACCACGCCTGGATGTGGTGTGTGTGAACCGAATTCCATTGGCGCGTGGCTTGGGTTCAAGTTCCGCCGCCTATTTGTCGGCTTTGTTGGCAGCCAATCGTCTGTTGGGAGATGTTTTTAAACCTCAGGAGATCCTTCAATTTGCGACTGAACTGGAAGGTCATCCCGACAATGTCGTTTCAGCGTTTTTGGGAGGAGTCCAAGCTTCTGGAGTGTATGGAACAAGAGTGGTCAGCGCGGCCTTGCCCATTCCCAAATTAAAAACGGTGGTGGCGATCCCAACCTTTGAGCTTTCAACCAAAAAAGCGCGAAAAATTTTGCCCAAAAATATTTCATTGAAGGATGCCGTTTGGAATCTTTCAGCCGTGGCGTTGCTACCTTTGGCTTTTGGTGGCCAGGAGGATTTGTTGGCAGAAATTCTTAACGACCGCTGGCATGAACCTTACCGGGCGAAACTGATACCGGGGTTTTTTCAGGTGAAAAAGGCTGCCCTGTCGGCCGGGGCCAAGGGGGTTATTTTATCTGGCGCCGGACCCACGATGTTGAGTTTCGTGAAACCAAAGGACAGTCGCAGAGTGGCTCAGGCCATGAAATGGGCGTTTTTGAGAGCGGGAGTTACTTGTAAAACAATGCAGTTGGAAATCGATAAAAGGGGAGCTCGGGTGCAATGA
- the ilvD_2 gene encoding Dihydroxy-acid dehydratase produces MQNENRSSMSGGIRLKPEGALLRTYLQAAGVSPESLSKPLVGVVTVSTQIFSERPDAKELGNAVTLGVEISGGIAVRWDTVRSPDQMARGHAESYSFAWRDQLADFIESWSKQEALDGLVLVGDSHKTLVGMAMAAARLNLPAVIVTSGAPKIQAAQMEANSPAKKNHAGDPYSGLSEALFGIKHGNAAQERFFNECLKKLDEPSTHTMDLILEVLGLCLPGMSTAPALSPERHELATASGKRIVSLIQSGFSAKRVLSANSFVNAVRLNAALGGSIDVAVHLMALAHEAGVSLPIDMFDKIACETPHICRLSGVGLKEPHRIEDLDRAGGVWAIMHALKDQVAPATTVAGKGASELARSASIKDTHVILGNRPYAKQSGLAVLRGNLAPRGAVFLLNQVYPVLVNFHGTAAVFDSEIDAVRAVMEGKIKKAFAIVVRLQGPKGGPGLRKLRILPALLESRGLNKTMPLITDGRLPETPTGLFVSLVSPEAAVPGPLAVLRTGDPIEINTIGRTISVRLTEMELKIRQTRWQAPEPKSNKGFLGRYSRSVSEAHEGAVLK; encoded by the coding sequence ATGCAAAATGAGAATCGCTCATCAATGAGTGGAGGTATTCGTCTCAAACCAGAAGGGGCTTTGCTCCGGACTTATTTGCAGGCTGCGGGTGTTTCACCGGAATCATTATCCAAACCCTTGGTGGGGGTGGTGACAGTGTCCACCCAGATTTTTTCAGAACGTCCGGATGCCAAAGAACTGGGAAATGCGGTGACCCTGGGAGTGGAAATCTCGGGTGGCATTGCCGTTCGGTGGGACACCGTGCGATCTCCCGATCAAATGGCGCGAGGTCATGCGGAGAGCTACAGTTTTGCTTGGCGGGACCAGTTGGCGGACTTCATTGAAAGTTGGTCCAAGCAAGAAGCTTTGGATGGATTGGTTTTGGTCGGAGATTCTCACAAAACCTTGGTGGGAATGGCTATGGCGGCCGCGCGTTTAAATTTGCCCGCGGTGATTGTGACTTCCGGAGCCCCAAAAATTCAGGCCGCGCAAATGGAGGCCAATTCCCCTGCAAAGAAAAATCATGCAGGAGATCCTTACTCGGGGCTTTCGGAGGCCCTGTTTGGCATTAAACATGGGAATGCCGCGCAAGAACGATTTTTTAATGAATGTTTAAAAAAACTGGATGAACCTTCCACTCATACCATGGATTTGATTCTGGAGGTGTTGGGTCTTTGTCTGCCGGGCATGTCGACGGCTCCAGCCCTATCTCCGGAAAGACATGAGTTGGCCACTGCGTCGGGAAAAAGGATTGTTTCGTTGATTCAATCAGGTTTTTCGGCCAAACGTGTGTTATCGGCCAATTCGTTTGTGAACGCCGTGAGGCTCAATGCGGCTTTGGGTGGGTCCATTGATGTGGCTGTTCATTTGATGGCCTTGGCTCATGAGGCGGGGGTGAGTTTGCCCATTGATATGTTCGATAAGATTGCGTGCGAGACACCCCATATTTGCCGATTGAGCGGTGTGGGGTTAAAAGAACCCCATCGGATCGAAGATTTGGACAGAGCAGGAGGGGTGTGGGCCATTATGCACGCTTTGAAGGACCAAGTGGCTCCCGCCACCACAGTGGCTGGCAAAGGGGCTTCTGAATTGGCACGATCAGCTTCCATTAAAGACACGCATGTGATTTTGGGCAATCGTCCTTACGCCAAACAAAGCGGTTTGGCTGTCTTACGCGGGAATTTGGCCCCACGAGGGGCGGTCTTTTTGCTGAATCAGGTATATCCGGTCTTGGTGAATTTTCATGGTACCGCCGCTGTTTTCGACAGCGAAATTGACGCGGTGCGTGCGGTCATGGAAGGGAAAATTAAAAAGGCTTTCGCCATTGTGGTTCGACTTCAAGGACCCAAAGGGGGGCCGGGCTTGAGAAAATTACGAATTTTACCGGCGCTGTTGGAAAGTCGCGGGCTGAACAAAACGATGCCTCTGATAACGGATGGACGATTGCCTGAAACGCCGACCGGATTATTTGTAAGTTTGGTTTCACCCGAGGCGGCAGTGCCAGGGCCTTTGGCCGTTTTGCGGACGGGGGATCCCATTGAAATCAACACGATCGGCCGAACCATCAGCGTGCGTTTGACGGAGATGGAACTTAAGATTCGTCAAACGCGTTGGCAAGCCCCTGAACCCAAGAGCAACAAAGGATTTTTAGGACGATATTCGCGCTCTGTGTCTGAAGCACATGAGGGCGCGGTGCTGAAATAA
- the thiC gene encoding Phosphomethylpyrimidine synthase, whose translation MALITQMERARAGEITPEMIRVAEKEKVSAEYVRDEVARGRAIIPANINHLKHRLDPMIIGMNFNCKINANIGNSSTTSDIDGELEKLHHAVHFGADTVMDLSTGGDLDKIRAAMIENSPVPLGTVPIYGALLRCEKLEEMTPEILLDEIEKQAKQGTDYQTIHAGTLKDYIPSTSNRITGIVSRGGSILAKWMAAHNKENPLYTHFDEICEIFKKYDVSFSLGDGLRPGCLHDANDEAQFAELRTLGELTERAWKHGVQTMIEGPGHVPLHLIKMNAELQQKLCHEAPFYTLGPLVTDIAPGYDHITSAIGAAVMGWSGAALLCYVTPAEHLSLPNKEDVRQGCIAYKIAAHASDIARGRPGARDRDDALSRARFSFDWNQQFALALDPEAARAKHDSTLPEEGYKDARFCSMCGPKFCSMRMSADAQKILDKAQPVASPV comes from the coding sequence ATGGCTTTGATTACTCAGATGGAGCGCGCTCGTGCTGGCGAGATCACTCCCGAGATGATCCGTGTTGCTGAGAAGGAAAAAGTGTCTGCTGAATATGTGCGAGATGAAGTGGCGAGAGGACGGGCCATAATCCCAGCCAATATCAACCATTTGAAGCATCGTTTGGACCCCATGATCATTGGAATGAATTTCAATTGCAAAATTAACGCCAATATCGGCAACTCCTCTACCACCTCAGATATTGATGGTGAGCTTGAAAAACTTCATCACGCGGTCCATTTTGGAGCCGATACGGTGATGGACCTCTCCACCGGTGGTGACCTGGACAAAATTCGGGCGGCCATGATTGAAAATAGTCCCGTTCCTTTGGGAACCGTGCCCATTTACGGGGCTCTGTTGCGCTGTGAAAAACTCGAAGAAATGACCCCTGAAATCTTGTTGGATGAGATCGAAAAACAAGCCAAACAAGGAACGGATTATCAAACCATTCACGCGGGAACTCTTAAGGATTACATCCCATCCACTTCAAATCGGATCACGGGTATTGTTTCACGTGGGGGCTCGATTCTTGCCAAATGGATGGCCGCGCATAACAAAGAAAACCCTCTGTACACACACTTCGATGAGATTTGTGAAATTTTTAAAAAATACGATGTCAGTTTTTCTCTGGGGGACGGACTGCGGCCGGGATGTTTGCATGACGCGAATGATGAAGCGCAGTTTGCAGAGCTCCGTACTTTGGGTGAGTTGACCGAGCGCGCTTGGAAACATGGTGTGCAAACCATGATTGAAGGTCCGGGCCATGTGCCGCTCCACTTGATCAAGATGAATGCGGAATTGCAACAGAAGCTTTGCCATGAAGCGCCGTTTTATACGTTGGGGCCTTTGGTGACGGATATTGCTCCGGGATATGACCACATCACCTCCGCCATTGGTGCGGCTGTGATGGGTTGGTCAGGGGCCGCCCTCCTTTGTTATGTAACTCCGGCGGAACATTTGTCTCTTCCCAACAAAGAAGATGTCAGGCAGGGCTGTATCGCCTACAAAATCGCCGCGCACGCTTCAGATATTGCTCGGGGACGCCCCGGCGCTCGAGACCGTGATGACGCGTTGTCGCGCGCTCGGTTTTCGTTTGATTGGAATCAACAATTCGCTTTGGCGCTCGATCCGGAAGCGGCAAGAGCCAAACATGATTCCACATTGCCCGAAGAAGGTTATAAAGACGCGCGGTTTTGTTCGATGTGTGGGCCCAAATTCTGTTCCATGAGAATGTCGGCCGATGCACAAAAAATTTTAGACAAGGCCCAACCGGTCGCCTCTCCTGTTTAA
- the thiE_2 gene encoding Thiamine-phosphate synthase, which translates to MTDNFYRKLNFSDVRLYAVTPEPAHTPNLLEKIEKLLAGGVDAVQLRSRQLADRALVALGKEIKQKCHKAGALFIVNNRPEIALATDADGLHLGHEDLPLEFAREMLGHRKIIGMSTHSLPEALSAQKQGADYVSCGPIWSTPTKPGYNAVGLNLIGLYKAAIRIPFVVIGGVNEKNIDQVLAAGGKTVAVVRAFFDSDHPEKLAREFKDKLEDKVWL; encoded by the coding sequence ATGACAGATAACTTCTATAGAAAATTAAATTTTAGCGATGTCCGGCTTTATGCGGTGACCCCGGAACCGGCTCATACACCCAACTTGCTTGAGAAAATTGAAAAACTCCTGGCCGGGGGAGTGGATGCGGTACAATTGCGAAGCCGTCAGCTCGCCGATCGAGCTTTGGTCGCTTTGGGCAAAGAAATAAAGCAAAAGTGCCACAAAGCAGGGGCGCTTTTTATCGTCAACAATCGTCCGGAGATTGCATTGGCCACCGATGCGGATGGGTTGCATTTGGGGCATGAAGATTTGCCTTTGGAGTTCGCGAGAGAAATGTTGGGCCATCGAAAAATTATTGGGATGTCCACCCATTCCTTGCCCGAGGCCTTATCCGCTCAGAAGCAAGGCGCCGACTATGTAAGCTGCGGGCCCATTTGGTCGACGCCGACCAAGCCAGGGTATAATGCGGTCGGCCTTAATCTCATTGGTTTGTATAAAGCCGCTATTCGGATTCCCTTTGTGGTGATTGGAGGGGTCAATGAAAAAAATATTGATCAGGTTTTAGCGGCGGGTGGAAAGACTGTGGCGGTGGTGCGGGCCTTTTTTGATTCCGATCACCCGGAAAAATTGGCGAGGGAATTTAAAGATAAACTGGAGGATAAAGTATGGCTTTGA
- the lysC gene encoding Aspartate kinase Ask_LysC: MKRKIVVMKFGGTSVKDTERLKRAAQRVVETSKKGNRVVVVVSAPGDMTDDLIDKAQAITSEPDGRELDMLLATGEQVSIALLCMAIKELGVQAISLTGPQAGIKADNVHTKARITSIRPVKLSKELRAGKVVVVAGFQGLNAQDDITTLGRGGSDLTAVALAAALKSDVCEIYTDVLGVYTTDPRIVPDAQKIEQISYDEMLELAGSGSQVMQARSIEVAKKFGVDIHVKSSLENKIGTMITKSRPSMEAPVVSGIAFDGNEAKLSITGVPDQPGVAAKIFGALADDNINVDMIIQSSAEDGMNDISFTIPRPDLKRAMVILQSVKKRLGAGMIVSDDSVAKVSIVGVGMRSHPGVAAKMFSALADNNINIEMISTSEIKVACVIKQAEGPRAVKILHKAFGLEKTRS; encoded by the coding sequence ATGAAGCGGAAAATAGTGGTGATGAAATTTGGTGGCACGTCGGTAAAAGATACCGAACGACTCAAGCGCGCGGCTCAGCGTGTGGTTGAGACAAGTAAAAAAGGGAATCGGGTTGTCGTTGTCGTGTCCGCTCCGGGAGATATGACCGATGATTTAATTGATAAAGCCCAAGCCATCACCTCCGAACCCGATGGTCGAGAATTGGATATGTTATTGGCGACTGGCGAACAAGTTTCTATCGCATTGTTGTGTATGGCCATCAAGGAATTGGGCGTTCAAGCCATCTCTCTGACGGGCCCTCAAGCGGGTATCAAAGCGGACAATGTGCACACCAAGGCGCGCATCACCTCCATCCGTCCTGTTAAACTCTCAAAAGAGCTTCGGGCGGGAAAAGTCGTGGTAGTCGCGGGTTTTCAAGGACTCAACGCGCAAGATGACATTACAACCTTGGGGCGAGGTGGCTCGGATTTGACCGCCGTTGCGTTGGCGGCGGCTCTCAAAAGTGATGTGTGTGAGATCTACACCGACGTTTTGGGGGTCTACACCACAGACCCTCGGATCGTGCCAGACGCACAAAAAATTGAACAAATTTCCTATGATGAGATGCTTGAACTCGCTGGCTCTGGATCGCAGGTCATGCAGGCCCGTTCAATAGAAGTCGCAAAAAAATTTGGAGTTGATATACACGTGAAGTCCAGTCTCGAAAATAAAATCGGCACCATGATCACCAAATCTAGACCCTCGATGGAAGCCCCCGTCGTTTCAGGAATTGCATTTGATGGAAATGAAGCCAAACTTTCAATCACAGGTGTGCCTGATCAACCAGGCGTGGCGGCAAAGATATTTGGGGCTCTCGCCGACGATAATATCAATGTGGACATGATCATCCAGTCTTCCGCTGAAGACGGGATGAATGATATTTCTTTCACCATTCCCCGCCCTGACCTAAAGCGCGCAATGGTTATTCTCCAATCGGTTAAGAAAAGATTGGGGGCCGGCATGATTGTCAGTGACGATAGCGTCGCCAAGGTTTCCATCGTTGGGGTTGGAATGCGAAGCCATCCTGGCGTGGCCGCCAAAATGTTCTCAGCACTGGCTGACAACAACATCAATATTGAAATGATTTCCACGTCCGAAATCAAAGTGGCTTGCGTCATAAAACAAGCCGAAGGACCCCGCGCGGTTAAAATTCTTCACAAAGCGTTTGGACTTGAGAAAACTCGCTCATGA
- the cimA gene encoding (R)-citramalate synthase, producing MTKRANRRRPQTRSLPSSTSTVKLFDTTLRDGTQGEGISISVDDKLKVAEILDRLGIHYIEGGWPGSNPKDELFFSRAKKELKLKNAKLVAFSSTRRKGRTAASDDNIARLVSAHTPAVCVFGKSWDSHVVHALRASLPENLEIISDTVSFLKSKKKEVIYDAEHFFDGYRANPSYALQTLKAAIDAGADNVTLCDTNGGCLPEDIAQTVREVRRHFPKVSLGIHVHNDSHCAVANSLVAVQAGVDLVQGTLNGYGERCGNANLSSIIANLKLKMGIDCISDSQLLFLSEAARTVDELANVVPQDNMPYVGNSAFAHKGGVHASAVARSASYEHIDPAKVGNRRRILISELSGKANVLAKVAELKLNFDKDSDAVSKILQLVKQKEHKGYQYEGAEGSFVLLVEEALGKKPRFFQLDGFRVTVEKETHNGQMVAEATLKISVNGKAKHTVAEGTGPVDALDKALRRALEDFYPIVREMSLMDFKVRVINAQAGTSARVRVFINSKDSKSEWGTVGVSENVIEASWQALVDAVEYKLFKDRKRSSIDHAK from the coding sequence ATGACCAAGCGCGCTAACAGGCGCCGACCTCAAACTCGGAGCCTTCCTTCGAGTACATCAACCGTAAAGCTTTTTGATACCACCCTGAGAGACGGAACACAGGGTGAAGGGATTTCTATTTCTGTCGATGACAAATTGAAAGTGGCCGAAATTCTTGACCGTTTGGGAATTCACTACATTGAGGGAGGTTGGCCGGGATCAAACCCCAAAGATGAACTTTTCTTTTCTCGGGCAAAAAAAGAATTAAAGCTCAAAAATGCCAAATTGGTGGCTTTTTCCAGCACGCGCCGGAAAGGGCGAACGGCTGCCTCGGATGACAACATCGCACGCCTTGTTTCAGCTCACACGCCAGCTGTCTGTGTGTTTGGGAAAAGTTGGGACAGCCATGTTGTTCATGCCTTGAGAGCTTCCTTGCCTGAAAATTTGGAAATCATATCTGACACGGTTTCATTTTTGAAATCAAAGAAGAAAGAAGTCATTTATGATGCTGAACATTTTTTTGATGGGTATCGGGCGAATCCTTCCTATGCGTTGCAAACGCTTAAAGCAGCCATTGATGCAGGAGCCGATAATGTGACGCTTTGTGATACGAATGGCGGGTGTTTACCCGAAGACATCGCCCAAACCGTTCGCGAAGTTCGGCGGCATTTTCCAAAAGTATCTTTGGGTATTCATGTGCACAACGACTCCCATTGCGCGGTGGCGAATTCTTTGGTGGCCGTCCAAGCCGGAGTTGATTTGGTTCAGGGAACACTCAATGGGTATGGAGAGAGGTGCGGCAATGCCAATTTGAGTTCGATAATCGCGAACCTCAAATTGAAAATGGGGATCGATTGTATCAGCGATTCCCAACTTCTTTTTCTGTCGGAAGCGGCTCGAACTGTGGATGAATTGGCAAATGTTGTTCCTCAAGATAATATGCCCTATGTCGGTAATTCGGCCTTTGCCCACAAAGGGGGCGTTCATGCCTCAGCGGTGGCGCGTTCAGCCAGTTATGAGCATATCGATCCGGCGAAGGTGGGGAATCGGCGTCGAATTTTGATTTCGGAGTTATCCGGGAAGGCAAATGTTTTGGCGAAAGTCGCCGAACTGAAGCTTAATTTTGATAAAGACTCAGACGCTGTAAGCAAAATACTTCAATTGGTCAAACAAAAAGAACACAAAGGCTATCAATATGAAGGAGCAGAGGGGTCCTTTGTTCTGTTGGTTGAGGAAGCTCTTGGGAAAAAACCTCGGTTTTTTCAATTGGATGGATTTCGCGTAACAGTTGAAAAAGAAACTCACAATGGGCAGATGGTGGCCGAGGCCACGCTAAAAATCAGCGTAAATGGGAAAGCCAAGCACACCGTCGCAGAAGGGACGGGTCCCGTGGACGCTCTTGATAAAGCTTTGCGTCGGGCTCTTGAAGATTTTTACCCCATTGTGCGTGAAATGTCCTTGATGGATTTTAAAGTTCGGGTCATCAATGCCCAAGCGGGGACGAGTGCGCGGGTGCGGGTTTTCATCAACTCGAAAGATTCCAAGTCGGAGTGGGGAACTGTGGGAGTTTCAGAAAACGTGATTGAGGCCTCATGGCAAGCCCTTGTGGATGCGGTTGAATATAAACTCTTTAAAGATAGAAAAAGGAGCTCCATCGACCATGCAAAATGA